In a single window of the Fusarium falciforme chromosome 3, complete sequence genome:
- a CDS encoding Peptidase M20 domain-containing protein 2, whose product MVRIEQAKGLLVAAVGLASITPALAAPQNSLQPRQKKNETSPYFDAVSDYVDSIEKDMWSINKEIHDNPELGYKEFKAHKLLTSFMKKQKGWSVNDTVGGIDTAFMAVFEGSGDGPVVSFNAEYDALEGLGHACGHNLIATASLSGALATAEIMRKEKLAGKVILFGTPAEESLGGKVKMLEAGVFKDAKIDISLISHPGNGADTPYMLTMSTDRFDVEFIGKESHAAAAPWQGINAQDGLLLANSALSYLRQEMRPTDRVHGIIQSGGSRINVIPALSSASYQIRSADDEQLEELTDRVVNCFKAGALGSGAKLNLTMRPYGYANMNNNDGLAASYTRWFEELGGDLPDADIDKTRQPGGSTDQGNISHDFPAISPQFQITFANGTVPKGGPHTEDFEEAAISKPAFEKALMVGKSLAGVAVDVLTVDGLLDEIKAEFKKSKPSKLRRRDY is encoded by the coding sequence ATGGTTCGCATTGAGCAAGCCAAGGGCCTCTTGGTCGCTGCTGTTGGGCTTGCGTCAATCACCCCAGCCCTGGCCGCCCCTCAGAACTCTCTACAGCCCCGCCAAAAGAAGAATGAGACGAGTCCATACTTCGATGCTGTCTCTGACTATGTCGATTCTATTGAAAAGGACATGTGGTCCATCAACAAGGAAATCCACGACAACCCAGAGCTCGGTTACAAAGAGTTCAAAGCGCACAAGCTCTTGACGTCTTTCatgaagaagcaaaagggaTGGAGCGTGAATGATACCGTCGGTGGTATTGATACTGCCTTCATGGCTGTTTTCGAGGGCAGCGGAGATGGTCCTGTTGTCAGCTTTAACGCCGAATATGACGCGCTTGAAGGACTGGGCCATGCATGTGGTCACAACCTTATCGCTACAGCATCACTCTCTGGAGCTTTGGCAACCGCCGAGATTATGCGCAAAGAGAAGCTAGCCGGCAAGGTTATCCTATTCGGTACCCCAGCCGAGGAGTCACTGGGCGGGAAGGTTAAGATGCTGGAGGCTGGCGTTTTCAAGGATGCCAAGATCGACATCTCCCTCATCTCGCATCCCGGCAATGGCGCCGACACACCATACATGCTTACAATGTCGACCGATCGCTTCGATGTCGAGTTCATTGGCAAGGAGTCCCATGCTGCGGCAGCTCCTTGGCAGGGTATCAATGCGCAGGACGGTCTGCTGCTTGCCAACAGCGCTCTCTCCTACTTGCGACAGGAGATGCGACCTACAGACCGCGTCCATGGCATCATCCAGTCGGGAGGCAGTCGCATCAACGTCATTCCGGCTCTGTCATCGGCCAGCTATCAGATCCGCTCTGCTGATGACGAGCAACTTGAAGAACTGACTGATCGCGTTGTCAACTGCTTCAAGGCCGGTGCTCTCGGTTCAGGAGCCAAGCTGAACCTCACTATGCGGCCATATGGCTACGCCAACATGAACAACAACGATGGTCTTGCAGCTTCGTACACTCGATGgttcgaggagcttggcggTGACTTGCCCGATGCTGACATCGACAAGACTCGCCAGCCCGGAGGCTCAACCGACCAGGGAAACATCAGCCACGACTTCCCCGCCATCAGTCCCCAGTTTCAGATCACCTTTGCCAACGGTACCGTCCCTAAGGGTGGACCTCACACAGAGGATTTTGAAGAGGCAGCTATCAGCAAGCCTGCGTTTGAGAAGGCGCTTATGGTGGGCAAGAGTCTTGCGGGTGTTGCTGTGGATGTTTTGACGGTGGATGGATTGTTGGATGAGATTAAGGCCGAGTTTAAGAAGTCGAAGCCTTCTAAGTTGAGGAGGCGCGACTATTAA
- a CDS encoding HET domain-containing protein: MDLQINDPAPILGPLYRWRSRDATNSLDKIYALMGLLPFKSVPFCDYTISETELYTRVTLDLIRHHRGLLPVCGRRGEPRMTPGLPSWYVEPEITPEGTGLVLQGMQVDKIAVLGSVNYLLDHRQLNSEEYDEHTLQTISLWSSVFYNWLGDRSIDEPYIGNKAMACLEAVCRVLIGDLVYHGSEPNHRASQEDVARVQNYARGGWDPNIASSARDMARSQAFFITESGYFGIGPPDAKIGDKAWVFLCGNVPHVIRRSSDRGLEFEFIGDAYVQGIMDGGVIAKSATAIETVTLK, encoded by the exons ATGGACCTTCAGATCAACGACCCGGCGCCGATACTCGGACCGCTGTATCGCTGGCGTTCTCGCGATGCGACGAATTCGTTAGATAAAATCTACGCTTTGATGGGGTTGCTTCCCTTTAAGAGCGTGCCCTTCTGCGACTATACCATCTCCGAGACCGAGTTGTATACTCGAGTCACTTTGGACCTCATCCGCCATCACCGAGGCTTGCTTCCGGTGTGCGGTCGTCGCGGCGAGCCTCGCATGACTCCTGGGCTGCCATCCTGG TACGTTGAGCCTGAAATAACGCCCGAGGGCACCGGCCTGGTTCTTCAGGGTATGCAGGTGGACAAGATTGCGGTGCTGGGATCTGTCAATTACCTTCTTGACCACCGACAACTCAACTCTGAGGAATACGACGAGCACACTCTACAAACAATCAGCTTATGGTCGTCTGTGTTCTACAATTGGCTAGGCGATCGATCGATAGACGAGCCATATATTGGTAACAAAGCCATGGCATGTCTGGAAGCCGTCTGTCGCGTCTTGATTGGAGACCTCGTTTACCACGGCTCTGAACCAAACCATCGCGCTTCACAAGAAGATGTAGCGAGAGTTCAGAACTATGCCCGGGGTGGCTGGGACCCTAACATTGCCTCCAGTGCACGGGATATGGCAAGAAGTCAGGCATTCTTCATCACAGAATCTGGGTACTTTGGCATTGGACCTCCAGATGCAAAGATTGGTGATAAGGCTTGGGTGTTTCTGTGCGGTAATGTGCCACATGTCATACGGAGAAGCAGCGATCGGGGTTTGGAGTTTGAGTTCATCGGGGATGCATACGTCCAGGGCATAATGGATGGGGGGGTTATAGCCAAGTCGGCCACGGCTATTGAGACTGTCacacttaaataa
- a CDS encoding HET domain-containing protein — MPLKSDPSYETLSYVWGDQSNTRQITCDGSPRTITESLYLALSRLRLRDRPRTVWIDQLCIDQTNDVEKSPQVSVMRDIYRKASRGLIWLGELPVEEQTGFPETHVALVFQCLTEMITDLPNAGSSAEGVPPRDLGEVILALMGSQWAKWQGIK; from the coding sequence ATGCCCTTAAAGAGCGATCCGAGTTACGAGACGCTATCATACGTTTGGGGCGATCAGTCGAATACTCGCCAAATCACTTGCGATGGGTCACCCCGAACCATTACCGAAAGTCTTTACCTTGCACTCTCGCGGCTACGTTTGCGCGACAGACCAAGGACAGTGTGGATTGACCAACTCTGCATCGACCAGACCAACGACGTCGAAAAGTCTCCCCAAGTCAGCGTTATGCGTGATATTTACAGAAAGGCATCGCGCGGACTGATCTGGCTCGGCGAGCTTCCGGTAGAAGAGCAGACAGGCTTCCCGGAGACTCATGTAGCCCTCGTTTTCCAGTGCTTGACGGAAATGATCACCGATTTGCCCAATGCCGGATCATCGGCCGAGGGGGTGCCGCCTCGGGATCTCGGCGAAGTCATCCTTGCACTTATGGGCTCTCAATGGGCGAAATGGCAGGGCATCAAATAG